In one window of Bacteroidota bacterium DNA:
- a CDS encoding T9SS type B sorting domain-containing protein yields MKKLFDIINNKACLLLFTQIVFFLTTQAQNKIEFIENKNQWENHILFKAEMKNAAIFLEEKSLCFNFLSDEDSHTNHGHTSVPKQKSLCEEVHFHAYKIEFLNSKIDKSKIQGFSPKKSYNNYFLGNNPERWASFVRKYKTVEYKDLYNNIDLKIYSINENLKYDFVLRKGGDIGEIELFYEGVEKIEIKNGNLIISTTVNKIAELKPFAYQIINNDTIKIACKYKLKGNSLFFEIDENYDKSKNLVIDPTLVFSNYSGSTADNWGFTATFDLNQNVYSGGIVSGIGYPVTTGAFQQNYAGTNANAWDIGIIKYSSDGASRIFSTYIGGSSSEMPHSLVANRYNELLIFGTTGSGNFPVSANAYDNSFNGGDALNYDNAINFQSGSDIFVFRLSENGDQMIASTFVGGSKNDGINYKSSYGNHILHGNDSLYFNYGDGARGEIVVDDSNFVYVASCTFSDDFPTSLNSVQDTSNGNQEGVVFKLNPQLSNLEWSTFLGGSQNDAIYSIDIARNSEVFVAGGTCSQDFPTSSGVLDQNYLGGSTDGFVSRISANGQFLLSSTFFGSDAYDQVYFVRIANSNKIFICGQTKATGSTLVYNALYNIPNSGQFISNLSYDLTNLNWSTTFGTGNGKPNISITAFTADICNRVYLSGWGREWGGMDGNTWGSIEGTKNMEITNDAYQDSTDGQDFYVMILSEDAQTLEYASYFGELHYTGCTRSGGDHVDGGTSRFDRFGYIYQSVCASCGGCQEFPIFPDPHPDTLSASNASTNCNNAIFKIAFNFPMTIADFKVPQSNCFPVEIEFENISQDATTFEWTLPDGSTSTNVNSSFYFTEAGLFEITLVANSTETCNLSDTITKIVKIEENVVETLAALHYCLGDSILVGFSPSGNPNVSYLWDNSTFLTESNISNPLAFPDETTTFILSSIEGSCIDTSYQTVYVHTLNFNLSVDDNSICQGDTAILILETDGSYHDISWAIDPGFNNSFNYIDTILPVSPDTTQIYYLNITNQYCDILSEETVFVSAIYIEPLQDYTICIYDYLEIVAENTYPGQSYFFDWKPEEIVIEGASTSSPLIYTEEQTSVFVEIENQEGCKLVDTVEIFISEFSLTELEVYADDDTIYYGQSTILHTNQFDNLNFQWFPAHYLNADTIAEPTASPTENTVFSAFVNDEFSCEKNDSVEIVVLDVFCNEDYVFVPNAFTPNDDGHNDILYVYSEMVRDIFFAIYDRWGKMVFSTKDITKGWDGTYKNKELDPAVFVYYLEVTCWDYSNFSKKGNITLLR; encoded by the coding sequence ATGAAAAAGCTATTTGACATTATCAATAACAAAGCTTGTTTATTGTTATTCACACAAATAGTATTTTTTTTAACTACCCAAGCTCAGAACAAAATTGAGTTCATCGAAAACAAAAATCAGTGGGAAAATCATATCCTTTTTAAAGCTGAAATGAAAAATGCTGCGATTTTCCTTGAAGAAAAATCGTTGTGCTTTAATTTTTTAAGCGATGAGGATAGCCACACTAATCATGGACATACTTCAGTTCCGAAACAAAAATCTCTTTGCGAGGAAGTTCATTTTCATGCCTACAAAATTGAATTTCTAAATTCGAAAATCGACAAATCGAAAATTCAAGGCTTTTCACCCAAAAAATCTTACAACAACTATTTTCTTGGAAACAATCCCGAGCGCTGGGCTTCCTTTGTCAGAAAGTATAAAACTGTTGAATACAAGGATTTATACAATAACATCGATCTAAAGATTTACAGCATAAATGAAAATCTTAAATATGATTTCGTACTTAGAAAAGGAGGCGATATTGGCGAAATTGAGCTTTTTTACGAAGGTGTTGAAAAAATCGAAATTAAAAATGGAAACCTCATAATTTCTACCACTGTAAACAAAATTGCTGAACTAAAACCCTTTGCCTATCAAATTATAAATAATGATACAATCAAAATAGCTTGCAAATATAAACTTAAAGGGAATTCACTATTTTTTGAAATAGATGAGAATTACGACAAATCCAAAAATCTGGTTATAGATCCGACACTTGTTTTCTCAAATTATTCAGGTTCAACTGCCGACAATTGGGGATTTACAGCAACCTTCGATTTAAACCAGAATGTTTATTCGGGAGGCATAGTAAGCGGAATTGGCTATCCTGTAACAACAGGAGCTTTTCAGCAAAATTATGCCGGAACAAATGCAAATGCATGGGATATTGGGATAATAAAGTACAGTTCTGACGGTGCGTCAAGGATTTTTTCAACTTATATTGGTGGTAGCAGTAGTGAAATGCCACATAGCCTTGTAGCTAATAGATATAACGAATTGTTAATTTTTGGAACTACAGGCTCCGGCAATTTTCCGGTTTCTGCAAATGCCTACGACAATTCTTTTAATGGAGGCGATGCTCTTAATTATGATAATGCAATTAATTTCCAATCAGGTTCAGATATTTTTGTTTTTCGCTTAAGCGAAAATGGCGACCAGATGATTGCTTCCACTTTCGTGGGAGGATCAAAAAACGATGGAATAAATTATAAATCAAGTTATGGGAATCATATTTTGCATGGCAACGATTCGCTATATTTTAATTATGGCGATGGTGCAAGGGGGGAAATCGTAGTGGATGACTCTAACTTTGTTTATGTAGCAAGTTGTACTTTTTCAGACGATTTTCCGACAAGTTTAAATTCTGTGCAAGATACTTCTAACGGAAATCAGGAAGGTGTTGTTTTTAAACTTAATCCTCAACTCAGCAATTTGGAATGGAGCACGTTTCTTGGAGGCTCTCAAAACGATGCCATTTATTCAATCGACATTGCAAGAAACTCGGAAGTTTTTGTTGCAGGTGGTACTTGTTCGCAGGATTTTCCTACAAGTTCAGGAGTTTTAGATCAGAACTATCTTGGTGGTTCTACTGATGGTTTTGTGTCAAGAATTTCTGCCAACGGACAATTTTTGTTAAGTTCAACATTTTTTGGCTCAGATGCTTACGACCAAGTTTACTTTGTGAGAATTGCTAATTCAAACAAGATTTTCATTTGCGGACAAACAAAAGCAACAGGCTCTACTTTAGTTTACAATGCACTTTATAATATCCCGAACAGTGGGCAATTTATTTCAAATTTGTCGTACGATTTGACTAATTTGAATTGGTCAACAACTTTTGGAACAGGAAATGGTAAACCAAATATTTCTATAACTGCTTTCACGGCAGACATTTGCAACAGAGTTTATTTGTCCGGCTGGGGACGTGAATGGGGCGGCATGGATGGAAATACCTGGGGTTCAATTGAAGGAACAAAAAATATGGAAATTACAAATGATGCCTATCAGGATTCAACCGATGGACAAGATTTTTATGTGATGATTCTTTCGGAAGATGCTCAAACTTTAGAATATGCCAGCTACTTTGGTGAGTTGCACTACACAGGATGCACACGAAGTGGAGGCGATCATGTAGATGGAGGAACAAGTCGCTTCGACAGGTTTGGTTATATCTATCAATCGGTTTGTGCAAGTTGTGGAGGCTGTCAGGAATTTCCGATTTTCCCCGATCCGCACCCCGACACTCTTTCAGCTTCGAATGCTTCGACTAATTGCAACAATGCAATTTTTAAAATTGCTTTTAATTTCCCAATGACAATTGCCGATTTCAAAGTTCCGCAATCAAATTGTTTTCCTGTGGAAATTGAATTTGAAAATATTAGCCAGGATGCCACAACTTTTGAGTGGACTCTTCCGGATGGTTCTACATCGACAAATGTTAATTCAAGTTTTTACTTTACAGAAGCGGGATTATTTGAAATTACACTTGTTGCAAATAGTACGGAAACCTGCAATTTGAGCGATACTATTACAAAAATTGTTAAAATTGAAGAAAATGTTGTCGAAACTTTAGCTGCCTTACATTATTGTTTAGGCGACAGTATTTTGGTTGGTTTTTCGCCAAGCGGAAATCCAAATGTTTCCTACTTGTGGGACAATTCAACATTTTTAACCGAAAGCAATATTTCCAATCCGCTTGCTTTTCCGGATGAAACCACAACTTTCATTTTGTCGAGTATTGAGGGTTCGTGCATAGATACTTCATATCAGACTGTTTATGTTCACACTCTAAATTTCAATTTATCTGTAGATGACAATTCAATATGTCAGGGCGATACTGCAATTTTGATTTTAGAAACAGACGGAAGCTATCACGATATTTCATGGGCAATTGATCCGGGTTTCAACAATTCATTTAACTATATTGACACAATTCTGCCGGTTTCGCCGGATACTACACAAATTTATTACCTGAACATTACAAATCAATATTGTGATATTCTATCCGAAGAAACCGTATTTGTATCTGCCATTTACATTGAGCCACTGCAAGACTACACAATCTGCATTTACGATTATTTGGAAATCGTTGCTGAAAATACCTATCCCGGTCAAAGTTATTTTTTTGACTGGAAGCCTGAAGAAATTGTTATTGAAGGAGCAAGTACTTCATCGCCATTGATTTATACGGAAGAGCAGACTTCGGTTTTTGTAGAAATTGAAAATCAGGAAGGCTGTAAATTAGTTGATACTGTAGAAATTTTCATTTCAGAATTTTCTCTAACTGAGCTTGAAGTTTATGCCGATGATGATACGATTTATTATGGACAGTCCACTATTTTGCATACAAATCAGTTCGATAACTTAAATTTTCAGTGGTTTCCTGCTCACTATTTAAACGCCGATACTATAGCAGAACCCACTGCCAGCCCGACAGAAAACACTGTTTTTTCGGCATTTGTAAATGATGAATTTAGCTGCGAAAAAAACGATTCGGTAGAAATTGTTGTACTCGATGTTTTTTGCAATGAAGATTATGTTTTTGTGCCAAATGCTTTCACACCAAACGATGACGGGCATAATGACATTTTGTACGTTTACAGCGAAATGGTTCGGGATATATTTTTTGCAATTTACGACAGGTGGGGAAAAATGGTTTTTTCTACAAAAGATATTACAAAAGGCTGGGATGGGACTTATAAAAACAAAGAATTAGATCCGGCGGTTTTTGTCTATTATCTTGAGGTAACTTGTTGGGATTATTCAAATTTCTCTAAAAAAGGAAATATTACTTTGTTGAGGTAA